Below is a genomic region from Ficedula albicollis isolate OC2 chromosome 25, FicAlb1.5, whole genome shotgun sequence.
GTGGGTTGGCATCAAAGCCTGTCAGCAGAACCCTGGTAACTCTGGatcccccagccctgacccccagcctgctcctgccctccagaTCCACTCTCTGTACCGCCGGACGGGCGCCAGCTTCCAGAAGGCTCAGGAGGAGTTTGCAGCTGGGGTTTTCTCCAACCAGGCCGTGCGCACGGCCGCGGCCAACGCCGCCGCGGGCGCGGCCACCAACGCCTTCCGCGCGCCGTAGccgtgcccagctctgcctcccgAGCGGGAGGAAACCCGAGTTGCACTTTCACTGGATCCCTGTGCGTCTGCATCGGCTCTCAGAGGCTGCctcatcccagtgctggtgcCTGAATTGTCTGCTGCTCTTAACCCCCTTTCCTCATGGACAGAGGCTGTTGTGGTTTGTGCTGGTCCCCctcccctcagcagcagcagggtgggaagtgctgcagctgagccctgagccTGGCATCGCCTTCCGttccagcaccagctgctgggggcaggagccTCCTCCAGATGGCTGGAGTGCTGCTTCCAGGGACTGGAACTGTCACTTCCTTGCCTTCCTTGTGCTCTTCTGTTTCCCCACCTGGTGATGACACTTgtgtgccctgggctgtggaGGGTCCCCTGCCCCCTGTGGGCCCAGGGACCCCCATGCTCTGCCAAGAACGTCatccccctcttcctccttgGGCTTGCTCCagtgggatgaggatgggaCTGGTGCTTTCCCCCAGGGTGTCTTGTCCTTTTGTCCTGTCCCTTTCCCcgtcccctccctctctccaggcccagggatgaggagagcagggcagggatgggcagagctcgggcagctgctgcctgtggggaTCCTGCCTTTAGCCCATGTGGaccccaaagccaggctgggtgcCGAGGAGCAGCCCTGGCGTTTACACGGCTCCCCTTGCCTCCAGGGAGGGGTGAACAGCTCCTCCAGTGCCCCTCCCCGCCTGCTTTGAGGACTGTgaccccctgctccccccagcacccTTCAGCCAGGGCCTTCCCCCTCTTTGGGGGGCTGAGCCAATCCCTGTGTGCAGCCCCACGTCCCCCTTACCtgccctctgtcccctgtcctggtgtccctggggtcCCAGGTCTCGTGCATTCTGCTTCACGTCATCTCCTCTCAGATGCTCCCGGTTTATCCCTGCAGCTCCGGGGCTGGCGAGAGCCTTTGTGCCTTCAGCTGTGGGGGCCGCTGCCCTCCCGGTCCCGCTGCGGCGAGGGCTCCTCCGGGCTGCCCCGCCTCCTTCGCTGCTCCCCGTGTGCTGTTCCCCGATCCGCCTCCCGGTTTATTTAAGGAATAAATGAAGGTTCACTCTGTTCGTTGGACATCTCCGTGCGCCgcccagggatgtggggagcGGCGGCGTCGCAGCTCCCGGGGGTGGTACAGATggagtgcagctcctgggggcgGTGTGGGTGGAATACAGCTCCCGGAGGAGGTGCGGGTGGACTACAGCTCCCGTCGTTCCGCACAGGGGCGGCCCCGGGGCGGGCGCGGCcgagcagggggggggggggggggggggggggggggggggggggggggggggggggggggggggggggggggggggggggggggggggggggggggggggggggggggggggggggggggggggggggggggggggggggggggggggggggggggggggggggggggggggggggggggggggggggggggggggggggggggggggggggggggggggggggggggggggggggggggggggggggggggggggggggggggggggggggggggggggggggggggggggggggggggggggggggggggggggggggggggggggggggggggggggggggggggggggggggggggggggggggggggggggggggggggggggggggggggggggggggggggggggggggggggggggggggggggggggggggggggggggggggggggggggggggggggggggggggggggggggggggggggggggggggggggggggggggggggggggggggggggggggggggggggggggggggggggggggggggggggggggggggggggggggatgctcCGGTGCGGAGCGCGGCTCCCGCCTGCTGGCGCTGTCCTGCTGGCGCTCTCGGAGCCCGCGGGGCGGGATGATCTCCCGGCGGGGACCCGGCGCTCCGCGGACGGTCAGGGAGGAGGCGGCGCTGCCGGGGCCGCGCTCCGTCTCCGGCCGGCGGCTCTAGGCCAGCCCCGGCCTGGGTGCGCAGGGACCGGCGAGGCCGGTTCTGTTCTCCGCGGAGCTTCTGGCTCCGCGTGGCCGTGGGCGCTGCCCGAGCCCCCCCGCCCGGGGCAGTGAAGAGCCGCCGTCAGCATCCTCCAGGCAGGCCGAAAGGTGGAGCCCGGCCCGTTCCCGCAgagaggctgctcctgctccccgcGGTCCTGGCGCGgtgccgcggggggggggggggggggggggggggggggggggcgcggtGCCGCCGGCTGCCCCGGGGCTCCGGGACCGGCCCCGAGCCGCCGCCCGCCGCGGCCATGCCCTCCCCCACCGACTCCAATCGCTCGCTGACCGGCCGCAGCTCCCGCAGCCTCACCCACCTCCGCCTCCAGCGCACCTggctgcaggtcctgctggTCCTGGGTCTCGTGCAAGCCATCCTGGGCGTCCTCATCGTCACCTTCAGCCTGGTGGCGGCCACCATCACTCCCTCCACCAAAATCCGGCACTCCTGCCCGTCCTGGGCCGGCTTCTCGGTGAGTGTGGGGCCGGGGTGGCGCGGGGAGGGGGCTGCGCTGCTCCCCGGGGGCCGAGCTTGCCGCCGGTCCCGGGGGAGGGCAGCCCCGCTGCTCCCCCACCCTCTGCCCGTGGCTGCCGCGGTGCATTGTGGGAGAATCCCAAGGGCTCCCCCAGGGTGACTCTGTGAGGGATGGGGACCCCCGAGCGGCGCGGGGGAGTGTCCGGGGTGTGCGGCCACGGGCAGGGAGAGGTGTGGGGCACGGACCGGGTGGCGATGggggctctgctctgtctgctgcttGTTGGGGTGAGGGCAGCACCCGGGGTCCTCCGTGGTGACCCTGCAGCACGGATCCTGGCCTGGGTTTGctgcccagccagagcagcccgCAGTCCCCAGGCCCTGAATCAGCAGTTTCTCCCATCTtgtggtgccagggctgctcctaCAGCCCCGCTGCTCCCGGGCTGGCTCCAGGCCTGCAGGGATTGAGGGGCTCAGCCTGTGGGCACGGGCTGCTCGGGGTGCCACTGCCTAACAGAGccttgtccctgtgctcaccccTGGGCTTGTGCATCTGCAGCTGGCACTGTCCGGGCTCGTCGGCATCATTTCCTGGAAGCGGCCGCTCACCCTGGTGGTAGGTGCTGGGGGGGACACCCTTCTGCAGGCGGGGGAGTCCAGGATGGGGGGAGGCCGAGCGACCCCTGGTGCCTCTGGGTGTGCTGGCTCCCTGCTCCGCCGCCCTGCgcagccagcagcccctctcCTCCCGCTGCAGATCGCCTTCTTCACGCTGCTGTCGGTGCTGGGCGTCATGCTGAGCCTCGCCGGCTCCATCCTGTCGTGCCAGAACGCGCAGCTGGTGAAAACCCTGGAGGCCTGCGAGAGGGTGAGGCTGAGCGGGTTGTGAGGGACAcggggagctgcagagctggggtctGATGTGCTGGTGGCTCTCAAGGCATCCAGAGCTTCCTCACAGTGTTTCTTGTCCCCAGGAGAGGGACACGTGTGTGTGCTGCCAGGCCCGTTCAGAGCCCCCACCcgcctcctgcagccagcagagcgAGATGCTGACCATGTACCCCAACCCCAACTGCCGGAGCATCCGTGTGGCACTCAaggtggaggagcagggggatACAAGGGCTCCCTGGGAAGCCCTGCCATGCTCTGCGGGCTCTGCAGCTcaccccactgctccccagGATCTCCTCTTCAGTGTCTGCGGCTTGACCATCTTCTCCACCATCATCTGCACGCTCTCTGCTGTCGTGTGCTGCATCCAGATCTTCTCCCTTGACATTGTCCACGTGGTGAGTCCCAGctctggcccagcagcagagagggagcagtGCAGGTGCAGATTAAAGCCCAGGATGCACATCCTTTGTCAGATCTCTGGGCGGGAGGTCTcagctctcccttctcccctctccctgcagctggtcCCACAGCGCTCGAGCTCTGTGACATTGGAATGCACGTCCCCACCTGACACCTTCCTGCAGAGCATGATGGACTTCGAGGAGTTtgtgcccccagtgccaccacccccCTACTACCCACCTGAGtacacctgcagctctgagacGGATGCACAGAGGTACCAGCTGAGGGCAAGGCTGGTAGGGTGGGAGGGCCTGTGTGCCCCCAGGCTGGGCTTGTCCCACCCAGCGTGGCTTTTCTCCTCTTGCCTCTGCAGCATCACCTACAACGGCTCCATggacagccctgtgcccctctACCCAACCGACTTCCCCCCGTCATACGAGACTGTGATGGGGCTGCGGGGagacagccaggtgggggttgtGCGGCCGTGGGTGGGGGTGGCCAGGCAGGGTGGGCTCCTCAGCCGAGCCCTGAGcgtgctgctgtcccacaggcCACCCTGTTCGACTCGCAGCTGACAGAGGGCTCCCACAACTGCACCTGCGACCGCGTCCCCTCCATCGTGCTCAGCGGAGAAGGTGAGCGTTCCCCCTCCTCACCGCAGCACGTTCGGCTCTTCCCGGCAGCTCTTCAGCGCTGCCCATCCCCTGCTTGCAGTATCCATGGACAGCGGGTCCCTGATCATGTCCGAGATCATGGACATCCCCGGGGACAGCAGCCCCTCGGAGGACTCgtgcctgctggagctgcagggctccatGCGCTCCGTCGACTACGTCCTGTTCCGCTCCATCCAGCGCAGCCGCGCCGATTACTGCCTGAGCGTGGACTGCGTGCAGTGCAGCCACCACGCCCGCAGCCCCACGCTGGGCTTGCAGGGTCCCTTCGAGGAGAGACCGCAGCCCCGCGTGCGGGGCGAGCGATCCTACTCGTGCTCCACCGCCGAGCCCGGCCACGACGGCATCTTGGTGGGGGGAGCGGTCACGCACAGCTGCAATCGGCTGGCGGGGCCGGCGCGCTGTGCCGGACCCTGCTTCCCCGAGGTGCGGCTCAAGGACAGGGGATCCTCGCTGCAGGGGCGCGGCGCTGGCCGCCCCTCGgacaccggcaccggcaccggcaccggccGCCCCCGGCGCAACAGCGAAACCTCCTGCCCCTCGTCCCCGGCCCCGGCGCTGGCCCCGCGCCCGCTGCTGAGGTCACACAGTGACCCCGGTGTCCCCACGGCCGGCCACGCTGGTAGGAGACAGGGAGCTGAGGTCACACAGTGACCCCGGTGTCCCCACGGCCGGCCACGCTGGtaggtgacagggacagccgGGATGGGAGTGTGGCAGCCGGGATGTGCTGCAGGGTTTGGTTGCGTTTTTCTGTGACCAGATGGGCTCAGAGCCAGTCTGAGGGGTGCATGTGAGGTCTGCTGGCCTGGGAGCATGggggtgctgtgcctggggtctgcacagctgcccagccctgagggctctctctgctcccagcagattTCAGGGAAGTACTTTATACCAAAGCACTGGAGGACACCGTGTCTGACTCCTCCGCTGATACAGGTCCGGgcactgggatgtactgggatagaaagggggcactggggggtgTCTGCAGCCCTCTGGGGATTGAGctcaccctgggctggggctgggacaaTGGGAACCAATGGTGGGACCGCTCCCGCTGACTGAGGATGGGAGACAGCAGGACCCCAAGCCTGCAAGGATAggtctgctgggagcagcatcctGGATCTGACAGTGGGGACGGGTCCTGGGTGTGTTGAAGCAGTGTCCCAAGGCTGATGGTGGGGATGGATCCATCAGAGCAGTGTCCTGGGTCTGTCAGAGCAGTGTCCTGGCTctgggggcagggatgggtcTGTCAGAGCAGCGTCCTGGGTCTTCTGGAGCAATGTCTCGTATCTGATGATGACAGGACTgtcacagcagtgtcccctgtctGACGATGAGGACAGGACTGTCACAGCAGTGTCCTGTGTCGcactctgcagggctgtgctctgaggCCTGCCTGCTCCGCCGTCCCCACTGTGACTCCCCGCCGCTGCTCCGGGCCGCCTCGGTGGGGAAGAACAAGCTGCCACCCTGCAAGAAGGTGCCACAGCAGCTGTCAAAGACAACCACCCGCTCCCTGGGGGATCTCAAGGGCTACCGGGGCACCCGTGGGCTGGTGGCCAGGTTCCTGCAGAGGCCCAAGCGCAGCCTGGCAGCTGGCATGGAGGTGTCTGGGCACAGCTTCCATGGGCACAAACAGGTGGGTTCTGCGAGCCACAGGGGATGGGCAACTCCTCCTTCCCAGAAAACTCCCATCCACGCTCTCCCTCCCTTCTGTCCCCATCAGCACCCCCACCCTGGGCTTTCCACGGTTTCCATCCTCCTGCCACACCCCCATTGTGTTGGCaccctggctgcaggcagagcgttcttcctgcagcactttccttacccagcccttcctgggggGCAGCTCCTTTTCCTTGATCCCCACCGGAGCCACGGGTGGGAAAATCACGCCTGTTGCAATGGCTTCGGCCCTGAGTCACTGCAcctggaggcagctgctgggacatcCCAGCGACTCAGCTTTACTGGAGGCCTCGACGGGAACGAACCTGTCCCAAATGCCAGTGTGGGCGCGTGATGCACGCCTCTGCCATCGCTGTCACCTCTGTCCTCCTGCCCCGTGCGCTGGCTCGAGCACAGGGGGGTGAGCGCAGGAGGGTGCCACAGGttgccatccctgtgcctgcagcctgtCCCCCGTGGGTTTGCAGGTCCCCTGGAGCGCCTGGCCAGGTGCAGAGCGGCCCCAGGAAGGAatccacctgcagagctgcgGGGACCTGAGCTCCAGCTCGTCGCTGCGCCGGCTCCTGTCCACGCGCCGGCTGGAGCGCAGCCGCCCCCGGAGCCTCAGTGGGACCTGCAAGGAGAGCGCGCTCTGAGGGCACAGGGACCCTCCAGTGCCCGCCCCGGGCTCGGCCCTGGAcattgctgctgccctgctggggctgggccccTTCCCCAGGCGGGGCTGGGGTGAGGGGCTGGTCCCCTGGGGTGTGTGCTGGGGGGCTGGGACggctgtgcctgtcccctgcctgtctgGGATGGTGTTACGCCTGTTCCTTGCCCTGTTCTTCCTTCTGGACACGCTTGTCCCTCGCCCTGTCCcttgtgccagctgtgcctATTCCCTGGGATGGCCAcgcctgtcccctgccctgtcccatgTTCTGGCTGTGCCTGATCCACACGCTGGCCATaccctgtcccctgtgccagccGTGCCTCTACCCTGGCATGGCCGTGtctgtcccctgtgccctggggcagccaTGCCTGTCCTCTGCCCTGGCCGTGCTGTCCTTTGCCCTGTCCCTTTGGCTGGCTACGCTGGCTTGATCCCCGGTCTCTTGTGCCAGCCATGCCTGTCCCttgccctgtcccctccactGGCCGTGCCCATTTTCTGCCTTGTTCTTTTAGCTGGCTACGCTGGCTTGATCCTCGGTCCCCTGTGCCAGTCGTGCCTGTATCCAGGATGACCTTGCCTGTCCCCTGATCTGTCCCTTGTGCTGGCCCGGTCACTGGCCCCCTGTGCCCCGGAACTGCCATGCCTGTCCCTTGCCCTATCCCTGAGCCTGtctcctctccagcccgtccggtgccggtgccggtgccggtgccggtgccggtgccggtcTGGCCGTGCCTGTTCCTCCCCGCCCGGCTGCGCCCGGGCAGCGCTGCGGGGCCGGTCCCGCGGCCACTGCCCCTCGCTAGAGACCGAATAAAGGTGGTCGCCACCGCCCGTGGGGCCGGTGTCACGGGGCGGAGCGGGGCGGAACGGGGCGGGGCGGGCGGTCAGCTGACCGGTCACGGGGGTGCCGGCTCCCGGTTCCCGGTTCCCGGTGGCGGCTCTGcggcacggggggggggggggggggggggggggggggggggggggggggggggggggggggggggggggggggggggggggggggggggggggggggggggggggggggggggggggggggggggggggggggggggggggggggggggggggggggggggggggggggggggggggggggggggggggggggggggggggggggggggggggggggggggggggggggggggggggggggggggggggggggggggggggggggggggggggggggggggggggggggggggggggggggggggggggggggggggggggggggggggggggggggggggggggggggggggggggggggggggggggggggggggggggggggggggggggggggggggggggggggggggggggggggggggggggggggggggggggggggggggggggggggggggggggggggggggggggggggggggggggggggggggggggggggggggggggggggggggggggggggggggggggggggggggggggggggggggggggggggggggggggggggggggggggggggggggggggggggggggggggggggggggggggggggggggggggggggggggggggggggggggggggggggggggggggggggggggggggggggggggggggggggggggggggggggggggggggggggggggggggggggctgctgccgGTGCTGCTGGCCGTGCACCGGGCCGCAGGTGAGCGAGGGGTGCAGGGGACGGGGGGTCCCGGGCGGCCCGAGACCCCCGATGGACCGGaatgggaggggagggagagcgAATTCCTTGTGAGTCGGtggagatcggaagagcggttcatCCGGGGTGTGGAGCACGGGGGCAGTGGTGtcacccccagagctggcagggacacGTCCCTGAGGCTGTCCCCACCACGCTGCCGTGCCCCCCAGGCGCCCGGCCCTGCAGCCCCAAGTACTTCGGCCGCGATGCCATGGTCTGTGTCTGCAACGCCACGTACTGTGACACGCTGGACCCCCTGGCCCTGCCGGCCGTCGGCTCCTATGTCAAATACGAGAGCAGCAAGGCTGGCAAGCGGCTGGAGAGGAGCGAGGGGAGATTCCAGCGCAGACTCTGCGCCCCAGGTAGCGCCGAGGGTGACAGGGACGGGATGGACCggaccctgctgcagccccctctCATGCTGGGCTCCCCTTTCTGCAGATGTTGTTCTCACTCTGGATGTGACCCAGCGGTTCCAGAGGGTGAAGGGTTTTGGTGGTTCCATCACCGACGCGGCCGCCATCAACATCTTATCCCTGCCGGAGAGAGCACAGGATCACCTGCTGCGCTCGTACTTCTCTGAGGAAGGTAGGATGTTGGGGAGACAGGTGGGAGGGTGACAGGGCCTATGGGTACATACACCTCATGTCCCactgtgcctggcagggctggagtaCAACCTCATCCGGCTCCCCATGGCCAGCTGTGACTTCTCCCTCCATGCCTACACCTACGATGACGTCCCCTACGACTACGAGCTCACCCACTTCAGGCTGCCAGACGAGGACACGAAGCTGAAGGCGAGCggtgggagggagcagggtgggCTGGAGGGTcacaggggctgagctgagTCGGcccctccacctcctcctgcagatCCCTCTCCTTCACCGAGCCTCAGCCATGAGCAAGCGGCCGCTGTCGCTGTACGCCAGCCCCTGGACCTCCCCCAAATGGCTGAAGACCAGCGAGTCCTATGTGGGGAAGGGGACACTgaaggggcaggcaggggacaAGTACCACAAGACCTGGGCCAACTACTTTGTACGGTGAGGAGTGGCTGGGGCCGGGGGGACTCtcagtggtggcactgggggtcTCCTCACAACTCACCCCTTCCCCCCACGCCAGGTTTCTGGATGAATACGCCAAGCACAACGTGACCTTctgggcagtgacagcagagaaCGAGCCTTCGGCTGGGCTGATCAACAACTaccccttccagtgcctgggcttcacagctgagcagcagagggattTCATCGCCCGGGACCTgggcccagccctggccagcagctcccaccgCCACATCCAGCTCATCATCCTGGACGACAACCGGCTCCACCTCCCGCACTGGGCCAGGGTGGTGAGTGTGCTGGGGGGGATGTGCCATCCCAGGTGCCTGTGGGGGACTTGGGTGCTCcatcctgtgcagggcagccccgTGGGACTGACTCTTCTCCTTGGCAGGTCCTGGAGGACGAGCAGGCAGCTCGCTATGTCCACGGCATCGGCATCCACTGGTACCTGGACTTCATCGGTCCCATACAGGACACAGTGTTGCCCACTCATGAGCTCTTCCCTGATTACTTTATCCTGGCCACCGAGGCGTCCATTGGGGCCCATTTCTGGGAGAGGGATGTgatcctgggctgctgggagagggggaaCCAGTACAGCCACAGCATCCTGATGGTGAGGCCCCTGTGCTTCCCTGTGTGCCTGGGGAGGGTTGCTGGTGTTGGGCAGGCATCTGAGCTGTCCTGTTGCAGAATCTGAACCACTTTGTGGCTGGCTGGACTGACTGGAATCTGGCCCTGGATCTGGAGGGGGGCCCCAACTGGGTCAAGAACTATGTGGACAGCCCTGTCATCGTGGACAGCAGTGAAGGCATCTTCTACAAACAACCCATGTTCTACCACATGGGGCACTTCAGGTGGGTTGGAACCCACAACATGCGCTAAGCTTCCTGAGCAGCTCGTCCTGAGAGGAGCAAGGCAAATttggctggagaggagctctgctggggtgTGACTCCCACCCTGAGGTTGCTTCTCATTTGTTCAGTAAATTCATCCCCGAGGGCTCCCAGCGCGTGGGGCTCGTCGCCTCCAGAGAGCCCAAGAAGACGGCGCTGGAGTACACGGCGTTCGTGCGCCCCGACGGCGCTGTGGTCGTGGTGGTCCTGAACCggtgggtgctgcagccctgccccctTGCGTGGGaccccccccccggggggggggggggggggggggggggggggggggggggggggggggggggggggggggggggggggggggaccccccccccccatcccacgGCTCtgacctccctgctctgtccccccAGGTCCCCTCAGGACATCTCTTTCGGGCTGGCGGACGCCGTCGGCCTCATCGCCGCCGTGGCTCCGGCCAGTTCCATCCAGACCTACCTGTGGCGGCGGCAGTGACGGGGCTGAAGGGCCGTGGCTGCCCAGGGGCTGGACACAGCCGGGCTGGAcgtgcagccccagctgcctgctggctcAGGCCGGGGTGTACAGGGGATGTGGCTCCCCAGGATCGTGGCTGAGCCGGGCCAGGGACACCGTGCATGTGCAGGAGGGCCAGGGGACACCGGTGCCCCTCAGGGTGGAGACCCCACAGGCTGTGAACGCTGTGTTCTGCTGTTCTGACATTAAACACGCATGCTGCCTTGATGTCTGGGtgcctcccctgctcctgggcactgTGGCTGGGTGCCACCCCGGCATGGAGCCTGCTGGAGTCTCCCTGCCCACCCCCTGCCCTTCACCGAGCTCAGCTCTCCCCGTGGGGCTCAGCCTGCTGAGGGATGCTCCAGGTGTGAGTCTGCTCCCAGTTCCAAGCACgctctgcctggctggggctgagcagagcccgggtgagctcctgctgcctttggggaCGGATTTTAGGACCTTGCAAGCGGCTCAGGATTCTCCCTGGATGCAGGTGCTCCGGGTGCTGCATCAGGAGCAGGGATAAAGCACTTGGACACCCCTCCTTGATGgaagggctgagcagggattgTGGCCAAGCTTTAGCTTTCTGTACTTTTCCTGCCAATCTGGAGCCACTTGCAGGCTGATGTCAGGCCAGGGGCTGTGTGGGTCGTGTCTCTCCCAGACCTGaggccagggctggaggcagggcCAGCTCCAGAAGTGAGCGTGGGGTCTCGGTCCCAGCCAGCTGTGGCTGAGGTCGGGGCAGtgtcagctgctcctggggctttgctgggacagggaggctggccaggctgcagcagccctgcctggagcttCTGTTCCCCATGGGGGTCCCCACAGTGGTGAGGAGGGTGAGGGGGGATTCACCAGGGGTTCAGCACCCACCACAGATCTGGGGTGCCTTGAGCAAGCGGGGGCAG
It encodes:
- the FAM189B gene encoding protein FAM189B isoform X1, which produces MPSPTDSNRSLTGRSSRSLTHLRLQRTWLQVLLVLGLVQAILGVLIVTFSLVAATITPSTKIRHSCPSWAGFSLALSGLVGIISWKRPLTLVVGAGGDTLLQAGESRMGGGRATPGASGCAGSLLRRPAQPAAPLLPLQIAFFTLLSVLGVMLSLAGSILSCQNAQLVKTLEACERERDTCVCCQARSEPPPASCSQQSEMLTMYPNPNCRSIRVALKDLLFSVCGLTIFSTIICTLSAVVCCIQIFSLDIVHVLVPQRSSSVTLECTSPPDTFLQSMMDFEEFVPPVPPPPYYPPEYTCSSETDAQSITYNGSMDSPVPLYPTDFPPSYETVMGLRGDSQATLFDSQLTEGSHNCTCDRVPSIVLSGEVSMDSGSLIMSEIMDIPGDSSPSEDSCLLELQGSMRSVDYVLFRSIQRSRADYCLSVDCVQCSHHARSPTLGLQGPFEERPQPRVRGERSYSCSTAEPGHDGILVGGAVTHSCNRLAGPARCAGPCFPEVRLKDRGSSLQGRGAGRPSDTGTGTGTGRPRRNSETSCPSSPAPALAPRPLLRSHSDPGVPTAGHAADFREVLYTKALEDTVSDSSADTGLCSEACLLRRPHCDSPPLLRAASVGKNKLPPCKKVPQQLSKTTTRSLGDLKGYRGTRGLVARFLQRPKRSLAAGMEVSGHSFHGHKQVPWSAWPGAERPQEGIHLQSCGDLSSSSSLRRLLSTRRLERSRPRSLSGTCKESAL
- the FAM189B gene encoding protein FAM189B isoform X3 — its product is MPSPTDSNRSLTGRSSRSLTHLRLQRTWLQVLLVLGLVQAILGVLIVTFSLVAATITPSTKIRHSCPSWAGFSLALSGLVGIISWKRPLTLVIAFFTLLSVLGVMLSLAGSILSCQNAQLVKTLEACERERDTCVCCQARSEPPPASCSQQSEMLTMYPNPNCRSIRVALKDLLFSVCGLTIFSTIICTLSAVVCCIQIFSLDIVHVLVPQRSSSVTLECTSPPDTFLQSMMDFEEFVPPVPPPPYYPPEYTCSSETDAQSITYNGSMDSPVPLYPTDFPPSYETVMGLRGDSQATLFDSQLTEGSHNCTCDRVPSIVLSGEVSMDSGSLIMSEIMDIPGDSSPSEDSCLLELQGSMRSVDYVLFRSIQRSRADYCLSVDCVQCSHHARSPTLGLQGPFEERPQPRVRGERSYSCSTAEPGHDGILVGGAVTHSCNRLAGPARCAGPCFPEVRLKDRGSSLQGRGAGRPSDTGTGTGTGRPRRNSETSCPSSPAPALAPRPLLRSHSDPGVPTAGHAADFREVLYTKALEDTVSDSSADTGLCSEACLLRRPHCDSPPLLRAASVGKNKLPPCKKVPQQLSKTTTRSLGDLKGYRGTRGLVARFLQRPKRSLAAGMEVSGHSFHGHKQVPWSAWPGAERPQEGIHLQSCGDLSSSSSLRRLLSTRRLERSRPRSLSGTCKESAL
- the FAM189B gene encoding protein FAM189B isoform X2; the protein is MPSPTDSNRSLTGRSSRSLTHLRLQRTWLQVLLVLGLVQAILGVLIVTFSLVAATITPSTKIRHSCPSWAGFSLALSGLVGIISWKRPLTLVVGAGGDTLLQAGESRMGGGRATPGASGCAGSLLRRPAQPAAPLLPLQIAFFTLLSVLGVMLSLAGSILSCQNAQLVKTLEACERERDTCVCCQARSEPPPASCSQQSEMLTMYPNPNCRSIRVALKDLLFSVCGLTIFSTIICTLSAVVCCIQIFSLDIVHVLVPQRSSSVTLECTSPPDTFLQSMMDFEEFVPPVPPPPYYPPEYTCSSETDAQSITYNGSMDSPVPLYPTDFPPSYETVMGLRGDSQATLFDSQLTEGSHNCTCDRVPSIVLSGEVSMDSGSLIMSEIMDIPGDSSPSEDSCLLELQGSMRSVDYVLFRSIQRSRADYCLSVDCVQCSHHARSPTLGLQGPFEERPQPRVRGERSYSCSTAEPGHDGILVGGAVTHSCNRLAGPARCAGPCFPEVRLKDRGSSLQGRGAGRPSDTGTGTGTGRPRRNSETSCPSSPAPALAPRPLLRSHSDPGVPTAGHADFREVLYTKALEDTVSDSSADTGLCSEACLLRRPHCDSPPLLRAASVGKNKLPPCKKVPQQLSKTTTRSLGDLKGYRGTRGLVARFLQRPKRSLAAGMEVSGHSFHGHKQVPWSAWPGAERPQEGIHLQSCGDLSSSSSLRRLLSTRRLERSRPRSLSGTCKESAL
- the GBA gene encoding glucosylceramidase, giving the protein GGLLPVLLAVHRAAGARPCSPKYFGRDAMVCVCNATYCDTLDPLALPAVGSYVKYESSKAGKRLERSEGRFQRRLCAPDVVLTLDVTQRFQRVKGFGGSITDAAAINILSLPERAQDHLLRSYFSEEGLEYNLIRLPMASCDFSLHAYTYDDVPYDYELTHFRLPDEDTKLKIPLLHRASAMSKRPLSLYASPWTSPKWLKTSESYVGKGTLKGQAGDKYHKTWANYFVRFLDEYAKHNVTFWAVTAENEPSAGLINNYPFQCLGFTAEQQRDFIARDLGPALASSSHRHIQLIILDDNRLHLPHWARVVLEDEQAARYVHGIGIHWYLDFIGPIQDTVLPTHELFPDYFILATEASIGAHFWERDVILGCWERGNQYSHSILMNLNHFVAGWTDWNLALDLEGGPNWVKNYVDSPVIVDSSEGIFYKQPMFYHMGHFSKFIPEGSQRVGLVASREPKKTALEYTAFVRPDGAVVVVVLNRSPQDISFGLADAVGLIAAVAPASSIQTYLWRRQ